A genomic window from Flavobacterium johnsoniae includes:
- a CDS encoding GIY-YIG nuclease family protein, translating into MDKNKVLDDIFNNDEFDILNVKPKISNARNADERLVASFGEINAFFKKHNREPQPNPANISEYQLYTRLKGIRADINKLESLLREDDHGLLKLEVKTIESFDDIFADDTFDLLDDNTDLFDFKHTPKDDDRAAADFVARRKSIKKFDEYERLFKGIHNDLSNGKRKLVDFKQGNLREGTYYVHNGVLFLLEKIQITKKEHYKEDGTRVREDGRTRCVFENGTESNMLKRSVEKILYANGKVVSENVDEVNEAFIEKFNDITDEDKEAGFIYVLISKSKDEKIITIDNLYKIGYSKDEVQERIKNAEKEPTYLMAPVQIVSAWKCYNMNPQKLEQLLHNFFGKACMNIDIFDENKKRYTPREWFIAPLDIIEHAIDLIISGEVIKYKYDAENRVIVLK; encoded by the coding sequence ATGGATAAGAATAAAGTTCTGGATGATATTTTTAATAACGATGAGTTTGACATTTTAAATGTCAAACCAAAGATTTCTAATGCTCGTAATGCAGATGAAAGATTGGTGGCTTCTTTTGGAGAAATTAATGCTTTTTTCAAAAAGCACAATCGGGAACCTCAACCCAATCCGGCTAACATATCCGAATACCAACTTTATACCCGATTAAAAGGAATAAGAGCCGATATTAATAAATTAGAATCTTTACTAAGGGAAGATGATCACGGTTTATTGAAATTGGAAGTGAAAACAATTGAATCCTTTGATGATATCTTTGCCGATGATACTTTCGATTTATTGGATGATAATACCGATTTGTTTGATTTCAAACACACTCCAAAAGATGACGATAGAGCAGCAGCAGATTTCGTAGCAAGAAGAAAATCAATAAAGAAATTTGACGAGTACGAACGCTTGTTTAAGGGGATTCATAATGATTTGTCCAATGGGAAAAGAAAATTAGTCGACTTTAAACAAGGTAATTTGCGTGAAGGAACTTATTATGTTCATAATGGAGTTTTGTTTCTATTGGAAAAAATTCAAATAACCAAAAAAGAGCACTACAAAGAAGACGGTACCCGAGTTCGCGAAGACGGACGAACCAGATGCGTTTTTGAAAACGGAACCGAATCGAATATGTTGAAAAGATCGGTAGAGAAAATTTTGTATGCCAATGGAAAAGTCGTTTCTGAAAACGTTGATGAAGTAAATGAGGCTTTTATCGAAAAATTTAATGACATTACCGATGAAGACAAAGAAGCAGGTTTCATCTATGTATTGATATCGAAAAGTAAAGACGAAAAAATCATTACGATAGACAATTTATATAAAATAGGTTATTCAAAAGATGAGGTTCAGGAAAGAATTAAAAATGCCGAAAAAGAACCAACTTACCTAATGGCTCCGGTACAAATAGTCAGTGCTTGGAAATGCTACAATATGAATCCCCAAAAACTGGAACAGTTGCTGCATAATTTCTTCGGAAAAGCCTGTATGAATATTGACATCTTTGATGAAAATAAAAAACGCTATACTCCTAGAGAGTGGTTTATTGCTCCGCTTGATATTATTGAACATGCTATTGACTTAATTATTAGTGGAGAGGTAATTAAATATAAATATGATGCAGAGAATAGAGTGATTGTCTTAAAGTAA
- a CDS encoding DEAD/DEAH box helicase, translating into MPDIVNVNYHKTGNSTKTNPMGMREMQTRAFESRDAQYLLLKAPPASGKSRALMFLALDKLVNQGIKKVIVAVPERSIGSSFSSMDLKRDGFFANWELNDEYNLCTPGDEGSSSKVKAFHKFMDSDEKILICTHATLRFACEEFDETKFNDTLLAIDEFHHVSADANNRLGELLKSIMSKSTAHIVAMTGSYFRGDSVPILTPENEAKFTKVTYNYYEQLNGYNFLKSLGIGYHFYTGKYTSAILEILDTNKKTILHIPNVNSGESTKDKHNEVNFILDAIGDVIKQDSDTGVIHIKRHGDGKLLKVADLVEDSLRERDKIVNYLRNIKSVDDMDLIIALGMAKEGFDWPFCEHALTVGYRGSLTEIIQIIGRCTRDSNNKTHAQFTNLIASPEAIQDDVKIATNNMLKAITASLLMEQVLAPNFKFKTKIDNEDEDVKSGEIRIRGFKEPSSKRVKDIVESDLNDLKATILQDDTMLKAMPGNIDPEVINKVLIPKIIRVKYPELSDDEIEEIRQHVVVDSVVKNGEIKEVGDQRFIRMADKFINIEDIHIDLIDTINPFQKAFEILSKSVTAKVLKVIQDTIEATRVKMDFEEAKILWPKIVEFKKMYDREPSLNANNPLERRMAECIIYLKEEKRKRMSNG; encoded by the coding sequence ATGCCAGATATAGTAAATGTAAATTATCATAAAACGGGAAACAGTACAAAAACAAATCCGATGGGTATGAGAGAAATGCAGACTCGTGCCTTTGAATCTCGTGATGCACAGTATTTATTATTAAAAGCACCTCCGGCATCAGGGAAATCACGTGCCTTAATGTTCTTGGCATTAGATAAACTAGTAAATCAAGGAATTAAAAAAGTAATTGTTGCAGTTCCGGAGCGTTCTATTGGTAGTTCATTCTCTTCAATGGATTTAAAAAGAGATGGTTTTTTTGCCAATTGGGAACTAAACGATGAGTACAATCTTTGTACACCAGGGGACGAAGGAAGCAGCAGTAAAGTAAAAGCATTCCATAAATTTATGGATAGCGACGAGAAAATATTAATCTGTACACACGCCACTTTACGCTTTGCTTGTGAAGAATTTGACGAAACAAAATTCAATGATACACTTCTTGCAATCGATGAATTCCACCACGTTTCTGCCGATGCGAATAATAGATTGGGTGAATTATTAAAATCTATAATGAGCAAATCTACGGCTCATATTGTGGCAATGACAGGCTCTTATTTTAGAGGGGATAGCGTACCTATTTTAACACCAGAGAACGAAGCAAAGTTTACTAAAGTAACTTACAATTATTACGAACAATTAAATGGTTACAACTTTCTAAAATCTTTGGGAATTGGATACCACTTTTACACAGGAAAATACACTTCAGCTATACTTGAAATTCTGGATACCAATAAAAAAACAATACTCCATATTCCAAATGTAAATTCAGGAGAATCTACCAAAGACAAACACAACGAGGTCAATTTCATTTTAGATGCCATTGGAGACGTAATTAAGCAAGACTCCGATACTGGTGTGATTCATATCAAACGCCATGGAGACGGTAAGTTATTGAAAGTAGCCGATTTAGTGGAGGATAGTTTAAGAGAAAGAGATAAGATAGTCAACTACTTACGAAACATCAAATCAGTTGATGATATGGATTTGATTATTGCATTGGGAATGGCAAAGGAAGGTTTCGACTGGCCTTTTTGTGAACACGCTTTAACGGTGGGTTACAGAGGTTCATTAACTGAGATAATCCAGATTATTGGTCGTTGCACGAGGGATAGCAACAATAAAACCCACGCTCAATTTACCAACCTTATTGCCAGCCCTGAAGCCATCCAAGATGATGTAAAAATTGCTACTAATAATATGTTGAAAGCCATTACTGCTTCATTGTTGATGGAACAGGTATTGGCTCCAAATTTTAAGTTCAAGACCAAAATTGATAATGAGGACGAAGATGTAAAATCTGGTGAAATCAGAATAAGAGGTTTTAAAGAGCCAAGCTCTAAAAGGGTCAAAGACATAGTTGAATCAGATTTAAATGACCTGAAAGCTACAATATTGCAGGATGACACTATGCTGAAAGCAATGCCGGGAAATATTGATCCCGAAGTAATCAACAAAGTTTTGATACCCAAAATCATTAGGGTCAAATATCCTGAATTGTCTGATGATGAAATTGAAGAAATTCGTCAACATGTTGTGGTGGATTCAGTTGTAAAAAACGGAGAAATTAAAGAAGTAGGTGACCAACGGTTTATCAGGATGGCCGATAAATTCATAAACATAGAAGACATACATATCGATTTAATTGATACCATTAATCCTTTTCAAAAAGCTTTCGAAATCCTTTCGAAATCGGTGACAGCAAAAGTGCTGAAAGTAATTCAGGACACCATTGAAGCCACAAGAGTTAAAATGGATTTTGAAGAAGCTAAAATTCTGTGGCCCAAAATTGTCGAGTTCAAAAAAATGTATGATAGAGAACCAAGCCTAAATGCAAACAATCCATTGGAAAGAAGAATGGCCGAATGTATTATTTATTTGAAGGAGGAAAAAAGAAAACGAATGTCAAATGGATAA
- a CDS encoding RNA-binding domain-containing protein — translation MTNPELIELIDELRALPKENEWVEFKKGTATTNDKIGQYISAISNAACINNQSFGYFIFGIDDNTHQVTGTTFKLKNKKEGNQELELYLRQYLHPSVRFNHFVCQYDSAHVEIFRIPAAKGEPTHFKKIPYIRFDSSLTDLRNYPEHVKAIYNSEEDWSANCIDSATIEDLDPDAIVKAKDKFKEKNAGTAIYDKIDDWDAKTFLDKAKITIGGKITNTAIILLGKPEASHCISPSVAQITWKLDTEEKAYEHFDIPLFVSINDILKRIRNVKYKFFPDNQLLSTEVNKYDTKVILEALNNCIAHQDYSHNSRIVLTEQVNKLIFSNEGGFFEGTAEDYTTGEKTPKKYRNRWLVNAMVNLNMIDTMGYGIYRMYVEQRKRFFPLPDYTKSTRNNVVLEIYGHTIDENYSKLLIEKKDDLSLTEVILLDKVQKHLPINDDAAKLLKKKELIEGRKPNYYISATLAELTGQKANYTKNKGLDKEVYKGFVIQHIKNHGFATREEIDSILFANLPDYKNEKQRKIYINNLIQEMAGNTIENIGSRIKSKWVLKILNKK, via the coding sequence ATGACAAATCCCGAATTAATAGAATTAATCGATGAGTTGAGAGCTTTGCCCAAAGAAAATGAATGGGTAGAGTTTAAAAAAGGCACTGCAACTACTAACGACAAAATTGGACAGTATATTTCTGCCATTTCAAATGCTGCTTGTATTAACAATCAATCTTTTGGTTATTTTATTTTTGGTATCGACGATAATACACATCAGGTTACAGGAACAACTTTTAAACTTAAAAATAAGAAAGAAGGCAACCAAGAACTAGAATTGTATTTGCGTCAATATTTACATCCTTCAGTTCGTTTCAATCATTTTGTTTGTCAGTATGATAGTGCTCATGTCGAAATATTTAGAATTCCTGCTGCTAAAGGAGAGCCTACACACTTTAAAAAAATACCATATATTAGATTTGATAGTAGCTTAACTGATTTAAGAAATTATCCAGAGCATGTAAAAGCAATTTACAATTCAGAGGAAGATTGGTCCGCAAATTGTATTGATAGTGCAACTATTGAGGATTTAGATCCTGATGCTATTGTAAAAGCTAAAGACAAGTTTAAAGAAAAAAATGCTGGTACAGCCATTTATGATAAAATAGACGATTGGGATGCAAAAACATTTCTTGACAAAGCCAAAATAACAATTGGAGGAAAAATAACCAATACAGCAATAATACTTTTAGGAAAACCCGAAGCATCACATTGTATTTCGCCATCAGTGGCACAAATCACTTGGAAATTGGATACCGAAGAGAAAGCTTATGAGCATTTTGATATTCCTCTATTTGTTAGCATTAACGATATTTTAAAAAGAATACGAAATGTAAAGTATAAGTTTTTTCCAGACAATCAATTGCTTTCAACCGAAGTGAATAAATACGATACAAAAGTAATTTTAGAAGCTTTAAATAATTGTATTGCACATCAAGATTATAGCCATAATTCACGAATAGTATTGACCGAACAAGTTAATAAACTGATTTTTTCTAACGAAGGAGGTTTCTTTGAAGGAACAGCCGAAGATTATACAACTGGAGAAAAAACACCCAAAAAATATCGAAATCGTTGGTTAGTCAATGCAATGGTTAATCTGAATATGATCGATACAATGGGTTATGGTATTTACAGGATGTATGTAGAGCAACGCAAAAGATTTTTTCCATTACCAGATTATACAAAATCAACCAGAAACAATGTAGTTTTGGAGATTTACGGACATACAATAGATGAAAATTACTCTAAACTGCTAATTGAGAAAAAAGACGATTTAAGTTTAACAGAAGTAATTCTTTTAGACAAAGTCCAGAAACATTTACCAATCAATGATGATGCTGCAAAACTATTAAAGAAAAAAGAACTTATTGAAGGTAGAAAACCGAACTATTATATATCAGCAACACTTGCAGAACTTACAGGGCAAAAGGCTAATTACACTAAAAACAAAGGATTAGACAAAGAGGTCTATAAAGGTTTTGTTATTCAGCATATAAAGAACCACGGTTTTGCTACGCGTGAAGAAATTGATTCTATACTATTTGCTAACCTGCCAGATTATAAAAATGAAAAGCAGAGAAAAATCTATATCAATAATTTAATTCAAGAAATGGCAGGAAATACTATTGAGAATATTGGTAGTAGAATAAAGTCCAAGTGGGTGTTAAAAATATTAAATAAAAAATAA
- a CDS encoding class I SAM-dependent DNA methyltransferase, translated as MNIAQIEQNLQDLILDFNKETFIFELLLAYGSPKASITRLQKGNLNLSKIEGEISWKKKLFFKPVFNQDLHQAISEIKNTLKQEQRFVIVTDFKTLLAIDVKTNDSLDIDFTALPKHFDFFLPWAGMEKAQHQNENPADVKAAEKMAKLFDEIKKDNPDNSPEFIHGLNVFLSRLLFCYFAEDTGIFEKNLFTHSIQNHTQTDGSDLSDYLDKMFAVMNIPSTDNSRIVLPEYLQKFPYVNGGLFENQYTAPVFTRRSRQAILDSGDQNWESINPDIFGSMFQAVISVDQRGSLGQHYTSVPNIMKVIEPLFLNDLYAEFENANGNKNKLEALLKRIWSIKLFDPACGSGNFLIIAYKELRKLEMFIFKEIDKVNKTYSNQYSGISLNNFYGIEIDDFAHEIAILSLWLAEHQMNQEFFKAFGRTKPALPLQKTSSIVHGNATRVDWEVVCPKLPNDETYILGNPPFLGARNQNDEQKSDVSISLKDISGKNSLDYIACWFYLGSKYIQGNNSKFAFVSTNSICQGQQVDLLWPYIFNKNLEIHFAYQAFKWSNNAKKAAVVAVIIVGLRNVNNESKYIFTGGTKAIVNNISPYLTNKQNVSVQKRAEPLGVVPRVVYGNQAIDGGFLTLSDDEKNKIFESYPNSEKFIRRLYGGSSLMKGEVQWCIWVNEDEFNEAVKIPEFKRRFDLVYSFRTNGGQVAKSLANIPYRFRYVHEPKEHTIMMPQTSSSKRNYLPVDIKFGNVQTLHSVQVIYDSEITILSFLTSRIHFLWAKSVGGGIKTDITYSNSLCYNTFPFPSLSEYQKGELTQSAFRILEERENYSEKTLAQLYDPEKMPKGLREAHHLNDLAVERCYRSKPFESDEERLEYLFKLYEKMIAEEKEKDMLFLKRKKVKQVKN; from the coding sequence ATGAACATTGCCCAAATAGAACAAAATCTTCAAGACTTGATTCTGGATTTCAATAAAGAAACTTTTATTTTTGAGTTATTATTGGCCTATGGTTCACCAAAAGCTTCCATAACACGATTACAAAAAGGAAATCTTAACTTATCAAAAATAGAAGGGGAAATATCGTGGAAGAAAAAACTGTTTTTCAAACCAGTCTTTAATCAAGATTTGCATCAAGCCATTTCCGAGATAAAAAACACACTCAAACAAGAGCAGCGTTTTGTAATCGTTACCGATTTCAAGACTTTGCTCGCCATTGATGTGAAAACAAACGATAGTTTAGATATCGATTTTACTGCATTGCCAAAACATTTTGATTTCTTTTTGCCTTGGGCAGGTATGGAAAAAGCACAACACCAAAATGAGAATCCGGCTGATGTAAAAGCGGCTGAAAAAATGGCAAAGCTTTTTGACGAAATCAAAAAAGATAATCCAGATAATTCTCCCGAATTTATTCACGGACTGAATGTATTTCTTTCCCGCTTGTTATTTTGCTATTTTGCAGAAGATACAGGGATCTTCGAAAAGAACTTGTTTACCCATTCCATTCAAAACCACACGCAAACAGATGGTAGCGATTTAAGCGACTATCTTGATAAAATGTTTGCAGTGATGAACATTCCCAGTACAGATAATTCGAGAATTGTCCTTCCTGAATATCTTCAAAAATTTCCTTATGTAAATGGCGGTTTGTTCGAAAACCAATATACAGCACCAGTTTTTACACGCCGTAGTCGACAAGCAATTTTGGATAGTGGCGACCAAAATTGGGAATCTATAAATCCAGATATTTTTGGTTCTATGTTTCAGGCGGTTATTTCGGTAGATCAACGTGGTAGTTTAGGACAGCACTACACGAGTGTACCTAATATTATGAAAGTAATAGAGCCTTTGTTTTTGAATGATTTATATGCAGAATTTGAAAATGCCAATGGCAACAAAAACAAGCTCGAAGCATTATTGAAAAGGATTTGGAGCATCAAACTATTTGACCCGGCTTGCGGTAGTGGAAACTTCCTGATTATCGCCTACAAAGAATTGAGAAAACTGGAAATGTTTATCTTCAAGGAAATTGATAAAGTAAATAAAACGTACTCGAACCAATACTCAGGCATAAGCTTGAATAATTTTTATGGTATTGAGATTGACGATTTTGCTCACGAAATCGCCATACTTTCACTTTGGCTGGCAGAACACCAAATGAATCAAGAGTTTTTTAAAGCTTTTGGTAGAACAAAACCGGCACTACCCTTGCAAAAAACCAGCTCTATTGTTCATGGAAACGCTACTAGAGTAGATTGGGAAGTTGTTTGCCCAAAACTACCAAATGATGAAACTTACATTTTGGGGAATCCACCTTTTTTGGGTGCTAGAAACCAAAATGATGAGCAAAAAAGCGATGTTTCAATTTCTTTAAAAGATATTTCAGGGAAAAATAGTTTGGATTATATAGCATGTTGGTTTTATCTCGGAAGTAAATACATACAAGGGAATAACTCAAAATTTGCATTTGTTTCTACCAATTCTATTTGCCAAGGACAACAAGTTGATTTATTATGGCCTTATATTTTTAATAAAAATTTAGAAATTCATTTTGCATATCAAGCTTTTAAATGGTCTAATAATGCCAAAAAAGCTGCGGTTGTTGCAGTAATTATTGTTGGATTAAGAAATGTTAACAACGAAAGTAAATATATTTTTACAGGTGGTACAAAAGCAATAGTAAATAATATTTCACCTTATTTAACAAATAAACAAAATGTTTCTGTACAGAAAAGAGCAGAACCTTTAGGAGTAGTTCCAAGAGTAGTCTATGGTAATCAGGCAATTGATGGGGGGTTTTTAACCTTAAGCGATGACGAAAAAAATAAAATATTCGAATCTTATCCTAATTCCGAAAAATTTATTAGACGATTATATGGCGGTTCTAGTTTAATGAAAGGAGAGGTTCAATGGTGTATATGGGTAAATGAAGACGAGTTTAATGAGGCCGTTAAGATACCTGAATTTAAAAGAAGGTTTGATTTAGTATATTCATTCCGTACTAATGGAGGTCAAGTTGCAAAATCACTTGCCAATATTCCTTATAGATTTAGATATGTACATGAACCAAAGGAGCACACTATTATGATGCCTCAAACATCTAGTAGTAAAAGGAATTATTTGCCAGTAGATATTAAGTTTGGAAATGTACAAACATTACACTCAGTCCAAGTAATTTATGATTCAGAAATAACTATCTTAAGTTTTTTGACATCTAGAATACATTTCCTCTGGGCTAAATCTGTTGGAGGGGGTATAAAAACTGATATTACTTATTCAAATTCTTTATGTTACAATACTTTCCCATTCCCATCACTTTCAGAATACCAAAAAGGAGAATTAACACAATCTGCTTTTAGAATTTTAGAAGAACGGGAAAACTACTCCGAGAAAACCTTGGCACAACTCTACGACCCTGAAAAAATGCCCAAAGGTCTGCGAGAAGCACATCATTTAAATGATTTGGCGGTAGAACGTTGTTATCGTTCCAAGCCTTTTGAAAGCGATGAAGAAAGATTGGAATACCTTTTCAAATTGTATGAAAAAATGATTGCAGAGGAAAAAGAAAAAGATATGTTGTTTTTGAAAAGAAAGAAAGTAAAACAAGTGAAAAATTAA
- a CDS encoding DUF5712 family protein, which yields MPISKPHSTRGADNKGSCANLAIYLEKENEELDRIIKKSSSMNEISQLENRKQGFFTASEINIRTIDVISCIDNNKRKLGANDAKYFAPTISFSENELSHIAFLATGKREVISVLELNSSELEQFNNLIREYGRKAMDNYALNFNRQDKGIKTGADLVYFGKIEHFRKFKGTDKEVIDGKEISGQYKKGLQSHIHVIVSRKDKTQLLKLSPTCNEKQSNRKIGNNEYQVGFDRVKWINSNEKTFDEHFNYKRKELEKFQNQNILKNGNPQDKHEINKKIQIESINRNYIKKQIKNAHFNILMTKPNNLKEYQQRMIKFAIQVLPIINKDNFIQENHFFHEQSGIDFKESEIDQNLKFHELFKVDNKTTKQLQQTEPSLEDWKINTEKLTSILSSLLFETVPGVDDEFPKRKRKRAIRR from the coding sequence ATGCCAATATCTAAACCACATAGTACACGTGGAGCTGACAATAAAGGAAGTTGTGCCAACTTGGCTATTTACTTAGAAAAGGAAAATGAAGAATTAGATAGAATCATCAAAAAATCTTCCTCAATGAATGAAATATCTCAGCTCGAAAATAGGAAACAAGGTTTCTTTACAGCTTCAGAGATTAATATCAGGACGATAGATGTTATTAGTTGTATCGATAATAATAAAAGAAAATTAGGAGCAAATGATGCTAAATATTTTGCTCCAACAATTAGCTTCAGCGAAAATGAGTTGAGTCATATTGCCTTTCTGGCTACTGGTAAAAGAGAAGTAATAAGTGTTTTGGAATTAAATTCATCCGAATTAGAGCAATTTAATAATCTGATTAGAGAATATGGACGCAAAGCGATGGACAACTATGCTTTGAATTTTAATCGTCAAGATAAAGGGATAAAAACGGGAGCTGATTTAGTTTATTTTGGGAAAATTGAACATTTTAGGAAATTTAAGGGTACAGATAAAGAGGTTATTGACGGAAAGGAAATTTCTGGACAGTATAAAAAAGGGTTGCAATCTCATATTCATGTTATTGTTTCTAGAAAAGACAAAACTCAACTATTAAAGCTAAGCCCTACTTGTAATGAAAAACAATCCAATAGAAAAATTGGCAATAACGAATATCAAGTGGGGTTTGATAGAGTGAAATGGATCAATTCAAACGAAAAAACTTTTGATGAACATTTTAATTATAAACGAAAGGAGCTAGAAAAATTTCAGAATCAAAATATTTTAAAAAATGGAAATCCTCAAGACAAACATGAAATCAACAAAAAAATACAAATTGAATCGATTAATAGGAATTATATAAAAAAACAAATTAAGAATGCTCATTTCAATATTTTGATGACTAAACCAAACAATTTAAAAGAGTATCAACAACGCATGATAAAATTTGCCATTCAAGTTTTACCAATAATAAACAAAGATAATTTTATCCAAGAGAATCACTTTTTTCACGAACAATCAGGAATAGATTTCAAAGAGAGTGAAATTGATCAAAACTTAAAATTCCATGAATTATTTAAGGTCGATAATAAAACAACGAAGCAATTGCAACAAACCGAACCGTCATTAGAGGATTGGAAAATTAACACCGAAAAATTAACATCCATTTTATCATCTCTTCTCTTTGAAACTGTTCCAGGTGTTGATGATGAATTTCCAAAAAGAAAAAGAAAGAGAGCAATAAGAAGATGA